The window GCTTGGCTATCAAAGCCCCAGCGCCTTTATCTCGATGTTTCGTCGTTTGCTGGGCGATACGCCGCAACGATTTTTGCGGATTTCAGGGTGAAATCGCCAGCCGGTTAAGCATCAATGCCCGCGTGCGGTGGGTGATCGGGTGAGATCCTTTGTGGTTATTTCGCCCGTCACTCTTCCGTGATTCTCAGCACCAAAAATAGAAATTCCCACCGTTTTACAACAGCCACCTGTCATTCTTGCGCATCTTTATGACGCCACAGGATCCTATGCAGAACCTCTCAGCCGGGATGCGGTGGCTATGACTACATCGTGTCAGCAAAATTATTTTTACCTAAACTTCGTACCACGCTGATAAGTTGATGCAGTCCTGATTCTAATTCTGTGGCGGTGCTGGTTTCAGGGAGGCGGAGTATGGCCAGTAACGCTTTCTTGTCGGCATCTGCTGCCAGTACCACCGGGCTGGAATAATTGAGTTGCAGCACGTTGTGCAGAAAATTCACCTCGCTGGGTAAGGGGCCGACAGGACAACACATTTCCAGACTATTTTCTGACTCATGGAAATAAATCGTCAGTTCGTCATCAACGATTAAAATCGGATCGTCACCGTCTATTTCAAGTCCGAGCGCGTCATAAAGACTATAAATAATATTTGACATAATTTCTCAACTCTTAACCAGTGGTGACAGGCCTTGTGTATCGTTTAATATCTTGCTGTTGCCTATGCGATCATTAAATGACAGATTCATGCCGGGAAGTGGCAGGAATTTGATGACTTTATTACCCGCAACACCAGTGTTGTAAACCTGAATTTCGGCATTGCCGCCCTTTGCAAGCACTTCCTGAAACAATTCCTGGTCGCCTTTACTGTGAGGGCTACCCGGCTTACTTAATGGTTTTCCCTGGTGCTGGCTTATCACTTCTCTTTTGATTTCCGCGTCCATCATACCTGTTCTGTCTTTACCACTTTTACAGTTCCAGCACGGCACGGCACCTATTTCATAGGCCAGCATGGCGATACGCTGTGCTGCTTTGTAAGGTTCGCCACCATCATGATGATGGGATTTGTCAGTAAAAATCTTCCTGAGTTGCTGGCTAAGTTCCAGCAATTTTGGGCCATTAACGGGGTTGCTTTTCAGATAGTTACCGACCATGCCGCCAGGTTGAGCGCTGGCTCCCAGGTCTGGGCCCAGGAGTTGCTGCAGGGCCTGGGCATTATATTTGTCTGAGGCAGACCAGCCCAGATTGAACTTCAGTGCGACTTCGTTGACCCCCAGGTTAAATGCGACAACGTTCAGATTCACCTTGATCTGTTTTAATTCGCCTTGTTCATCCCTGACGGTAAGACTCAGCGGTGTTTGTTTGGTCAGTGATTGCCAGGCGTACATTTGGTCAGCGAGCATAGCATCCTCTTTTCCGATCGAACTTGCTGTAACCAGTGACGTGGAGACAAGGTCTAAAGAGACTTCCTGACCGGAGAGTGCTTTCGTCAACAAATGAGGTTTTGTATATAAGGCCGCGGTTATTACCTCCTGCGCCCGAGCTAACGCACCGGCCTGGCGAGCGGAATCACCCTTTTTCAATCCATATGGCGAGAGAATACCGTGACGGACGCCGCGGAATAACGTCTCAGGATGACCTTCCTTATCCGGAACCGTAATTTCTGACATCCATAAATTTGTGGCGTGTTGAGTATCAGTATTTGATGAGCTGCAAACACCTTTGTCCAGATAGGATGTTGGGAAAATATCCTTGCTGCCCAGTTTCATTTTTCCAGCGGGAGTCAATGTGCTGAGGTAATTAAGGCCGCCATGTTCAATGGTCGTGTTTATTTTCTCCCAGTTAATGTTATTCCTTTTTTTTATTGCAGCCTGTTTGAATTCCTGTTTAATGATTTTTTTGACGTCCTTTAAGGGAAAGCGATGTTTATTGCTGAATGCACTGGAAATATGGTCGATGAGTTTTCCATGCAATTTTTCAGCGGAGTTCATTTGCTCTTTTGTGGCCATATGAATGTCTGACTCTGTCGCTTTTAACAGCCCCGGCAACGATCGCAACCTGTTTGTATCGAGTTTCAATTTCTCCATGACACATTCCGCGGTGTGGAGAAGATCGGTCTGGAAGGCCAGCAGCGCATTGACCGAACGGGGTGGTGTGGAAATATTGCCCCCCGTTTCTGAGCGGACCGGGCAAGCGAGGTAGGGATTGGGTGCATGACTACTGGTGAACGGCAACTTATCCTGCATGGCAGAATGGGGTGGTACTTGTTCAGAGCACACATCATGGTTTCTGAGTTCTGCGTGCGATCGTACAACCTGCATCACATTAATCTCCTGATAATAAGACAAAATTTACCGTGCGAATGTGGTGACATGTGGCACTGAATAAACTCAGTCTACTCAATCAGGTGAATGACTTTTTTTAAAAACAACCTTTTCTTATAGTTTTAGTACAACCGACTGACATCAGCGCTTGCAACGAAGTCGCTTAAAAATCCAGCAACTATTCGTTCAGTAACAAAATCAGAAATACTGATGATCCGCCGTCGATTATGAATGTTATGACTGGTTCATTTCCTGCTTATGGATTTTTATCCTGTTTTCGCAGGGGATTAGCAAAATATCATGAAAATTCAGCAAGTAACCCACAAGAAAGCGCGTTGCATTCTGCCAGGGGCTGTGAATAAATACAGAGACTTTCTTCATAAAAATGCCATATAGGCCGGGCGCAAGCCTGAAAAAGACCATCGTAACCATGACAGACCATCAAGCCAGTTTGGCCAGGGAAATCAGCGCCAAAAGCGAAAGCCTGGAAGCCCATCTCATCAATATCCGTCGTGATATTCACGCTCATCCTGAACTGGGTTTCGATACCCACCGCACCGCGAAAATCGTTGTGCAGGAGTTGTTAGCCCTCGGCCTGACGCCGAAAACTGGTGTCGGGAAAACCGGTGTGATGCTGGACATCGTCGGTGCTCACCCGGGCAAAACCTTGTTATTGCGCGCCGATATGGATGCGCTGCCGATTCACGAGCAAACCGGTTTGCCGTTCAGCAGCAACTATCCGGGCAAAATGCACGCCTGCGGCCATGATATTCATACCGCGACCCTGCTGGGTGTGGCGGCCATCCTGCCGCATTATCGTGACCAGCTGCACGGCACGGTACGCCTGATTTTTCAGCCAGCGGAAGAGACGCCGGAGAGTGGTGCGGAAGCGATGATCGCCGACGGTGCAGCGGAGGGTGTCGATCTGGCAATCACGTTGCATAACAAGCCGGAACTGGCGGCCGGTGAAATCGGCCTGACGCGTGGGGCCAGCACCGCCTCCAGCGATGAGTTTGATTTGGTGGTGCACGGCACCTCAACCCATGCGGCGCGCCCGCATATGGGCACCGACCCGATCATTGCGGCGGTGCATCTGATCACCCAGCTGCAAACTATCGTTTCCCGTGAACTCGATCCGGCTAATTCGGCGGTGCTCACCGTCGGTCATATCCACGGTGGTACCACCCACAACATCATTCCGGATAGCTGTCTGATTCAGGGCACGGTGCGGGCGAAGTCCCCGGCGGCGCGTGCGCATATCGAGACGGCGTTTAAACGTATTTGCTCGGGTGTGGCGCTGGCGCTGAATACGCGTATCGAGGTCAATTATCAGCGCGGTGTGCCGCCACTGATGAATGATGACGCGTTGATTGACCAACTGGAAACCATCCTGTCGCATCAGTTTGGTAAAGCGATTATCGCCAAACCCAGTGCCAGCTTCGGCGCTGAGGATTTCTCGCTGTTTACTGAACGCGCACCGGGCTGCCAGATTCATATCGGTTCCGGCGCGCCAGGGCGCGACGATCACCTGCACAACTCGGATTATCAACCCGATGAACGCAGTATCCATGCAGGCACTCAGGCATTAGCCCGTTTAGCCATCGATTTACTCTCCAACAATCAATAACGAACCTTGAGGTTTTATGATGATGCGTAAAGGGCTTTTCACCGCTTCTGTTGGCATGCTGCTGCTTGCCACTTCTGCTCTGGTCCAGGCGAAAGATTTTGGCACCCTGAAATTTGCCACCGAAGCGGCTTATCCTCCGTTCAACCAATCCACGCCGAGCGGCAAAATTGTCGGGTACGAGCCGGATATGGTGGCGGAACTGGCAAAACGCGTGGGCTTTAAATACGAGCTGGTGGCACAGAAATGGTCAGGCATGATCCCCGGCCTGGTGGATGGAAAATATGATGCGGTGGTCGATGCGGTGACCGTGACGCCGAAGCGTGAAGAAGTGGTGGATTTCACCCATCAGTACACCGTTAGCGTTTCTGGCTTTGTCACCCTGAAAGGCAGTGCGCTGGATACCCTGCCAGGTAACAACGAAGTGGTGCAGGCCGGTGATGACGCGGGTATGACCAAAGCCATCGATGCGCTGAAAGCGAAGTTCAAAGGCAAAACCATCGCGGTGCAGGTTGCCACCATCCAGGCTGACTTCCTCAACAAATATCTGTCTGATGTTGCCACCATCCGTACTTATCAGGGTGGCCCGGAAACCTTCGCTGACCTGCTGAACGGTCGCGTTGATGCGGTGATGGCGTCACGTACCAACCTCAACGCCTATGTGAAAAAACATGCGGATACCGTGAACAGCACCGGCTATGGTTTCGTTGGCGGTGTGCTGGGTCAGGGTTCAGCCATTGCGCTGCGTAAAAACAATCCAGAGCTGAAAGCTGCGCTGGATGCGGCCCTGGTTTCCATGATCAAAGACGGCACGCTGAAACAGCTTTCAATTAAATGGTTCGGCGAGAACGTCGCACCTGCGGAATAATGCCTGACGCTTATGACTATCGACTGGCAACTGTTAGGATTCGGTGATGAAGGGTGGGGCGGCGTGTTGCTTAATGCCGCTACCGTCACCGTGACCGTTTCTCTCTGCGCCTGGCTGCTGGGCGCAATTCTTGGCAGCCTGTTGTGCTGGATGCAGATTGGTGGCTCGCGCTGGCAGCAAAAGCTGGCGGGTGGCTATATCACGCTGTTTCGCGGTGTGCCGGAACTGTTGGTGATCTACCTGTTTTACTTTGGTGGCCGCCAGGTGGTGGGCTTCTTTGGTGCGCTGCTGGATTTACCTGGGCCGTTCGATGTGAACGGCTTTGTCGCTGGCGCTATTGCCATTGGCCTGATCTCGGGCGCGTATCAAAGCGGCGTGTTCCGTGGGGCTTACCATGCCATTCCGAAAGGGACGCTGGAAGCCGCGACTGTCACGGGCATGGGGCGTTTGATGTTATTTCGCCGCATGATTGTGCCGCAGGCGCTGAAAACTGCGCTACCCGGCATGGGTAACCAGTGGCAATCGGTGATTAAGGAATCGGCCCTGGTCTCAGTGACTGGCCTGGTCGAAACCATGAACCAGATTTCTACGGCCTCCAACTCAACGCAAATGCCGTTCTTCTTCTACAGCGTGGGTGCGGTGATTTATCTCATCATCACGACCTGTTCCGATTTTGTTTTCCGCTATGTGGAAAAAGTGGCCATGCGCGGACAACAACGCGCCCGGTTGTAAGGAGGCCCGATGGATTTTTCCTTTTTGCAGCACACGCTGGTAGCGCTGCTGCGCGGATTACCGCTGACGCTGAATCTTGCCATCCTGTCGCTATTGGGCGGCGGGGTGCTGGCGTTACTGTTGAATTTGCTGCGACAAACTCGCGTGGGCAGCTATGTCGCGCGTTTTTACGTCTGGCTGTTTCGCGGTACGCCGTTGCTGATTCAGATTTTCATGATCTATTACGGACTCGGCAGCTTACCGGCGGTGCGGGAAAGTCTCTTCTGGCCGCTGCTGCGTGATCCATATTGGTGTGGTCTGATCGCCCTTGTTCTCAATGATGCGGCTTATACCTCCGAAATTCTGCGCGGTGGCCTCAACGCGGTGAGCGTGCAATCGCTGGAAGCGGCGAGGGTATGCGGCATGTCGCGCTTTACCATGCTACGTCGTATCACGCTGCCGATTGCTGTGCGTCAGGCGCTGCCTGCTTACAGCAATGAAATCATCTCGATGATTAAATCAACGTCGCTGGTCAGCACCATCAGCTTGATGGAAATGACCGGGATTGCCGATTCGATTGTGTCCGAAACCTTCCGCGCGCTGGAAGTATTTATCAGCGCGGCGATTATCTACCTGCTGCTGACCGTGCTGGTGAGCAAAGGTGTGGCGCTACTGGAGCGCCGTTTGTCCCCTTACTACGCTGGAGCACGTTAATGAGCAAACCGACTATCGCCCTGAGCCATCTCAGAAAAAGTTACGGTGGCCATGAAGTGCTGCACGACATCAGCCTGACGGCGCAGGATGGCGATGTGATCTCGCTGATTGGTGCCAGTGGTTCAGGCAAAAGTACCCTGTTGCGCTGCATCCCCTTTCTCGAAATTCCACAGGGGGGAGAGATCGCGGTGGGTGACGAAGTGGTGACTATCGATAATCCGCACGAAAAACTGAATCGCGAGCAGCGTAACCGCATCAAGCTGATGCGTATGCAGCTGGGTTTTGTGTTCCAGAGCTTCAATCTGTGGCCGCATAAAACCGTGTTGCAGAACATCATCGAAGCACCGGTGCATGTGCAGAAACGCAGCCATAAAGAGGCGCTGGAAGAGGCCGAAGCGCTGCTGCATAAAGTCGGTCTGTATGAAAAACGCCATGTGTGGCCGTCACAGCTTTCCGGGGGGCAGCAGCAACGTGTGGCGATTGCCCGCGCGCTGGCACAGCAGCCGAAGGCGATTCTGTTCGACGAGCCTACCTCGGCGCTGGATCCGGAGCTGGTGGGGGAAGTGTTGCGCGTCATCCGTGGGCTGGCGGAGGAAGGGCGTACCATGATTATCGTAACCCACGAGATGGGTTTTGCCCGCGACGTTTCCAATAAAGCGGTGTTTTTACATCAGGGTAAAATCGAGGAGTCCGGTTCACCACAGCAGGTGTTCAGCGACCCGATTTCGCCCCGTTGTAAAGCCTTTGTCAGCAGCCATTTGCAACGCAACAGCTAACCTTCCCCGGATTTGAATGTAAGTAGATTTTACATGATGTCTTAAAAATGCCTGATTCCGCACCGGTGTGGTGTTAAAAAGCAAGACCACGCCAGTGCTGGAGTCAGACAATTATTCTCCCGAGGTGCCTGACGTTCGCAGTATCTGCTGTCTTTTTACCTGGTGCTATTCTCGCAAATCCCTGACGGAATGCGGCTTCACGGCTGATTTTCGCCGGTGGAGATGTGGCCGTACCCAGACTATTATCAGCGCTCTCATCACGTTTCAGCTGCGGGATAAATTGATGATTGCGACGGTCTGGTTAGTGGAAGATGACGTATCAGTGCGCGAATCCCTTGGGTTCCTGTTGAAAGCGTTGGACTATCAGGTGGTGGATTTTGTTGATCTTACCGATTTTGAGGACGCGACAGCGGGTGCCAGGCCATTACGGGGTTGTCTGCTGCTGGATGTGCCACTGCCGGACATCAACGGACAAAACTGGCTGGAGGAACACACCCAACGCCACCCGTTATTACCGGTGATTATTATGGCCGACCATGACACACCGGAAGCCTATCGCCACGATGCTTTTGCTTTTTTCATCAAACCGCTGGATATGGAACCCTTGCTGGCAAGTATTAAACAAGCGGTGGAGGAGAGTGCGCGGCGCGTTGAGCGCTGGCACTCAGGGTGACGATGTTATACCAGTGCGACTTTCCCCTGTTGCAGACGTCGCGAGGTGACAAAGCACAGCAGCGGTACCGGTAAAGTAAACAGCAACAACAGCCATAGCAACACGTACACGGCATCGACACCGTCATTTTGCAGGTTGTTGTACAGCTGAACGGGCATTCCCTGGGGGAAGTAAGCAAAGATCATCACGATACCGAATTCGCCCATGGCACGAACCCATGCCAGAGCAGTGGCCGATGCCAGACCCGGAGCGGCCAGCGGCACGGACAGGCGCCAGAAACGCTGCCACGGCGGCGCACCGAGAGTGCGACCGGCTTCGAGAATTTCTTTTGGCACGCCAGCGAAGGCGGAACGCGCGGCGGTGATAAAGTAAGGCAACGCGCCATACCATTGCGCCAGCACAAAGGCTGCCGGGTTATTCACCAGCGTCATGCCGAATCGCCCCAGCAGTTCACCAGGGACACTGTATGGCCCATAGGCGCTCACCAGCAAAATCCCCATCGCCAGCGGTGGCGTAAGTAGCGGGATCAATACCAGCAGCTCTACGATCAGGCGCGCTTTACCCCGCGCCTGTGATAGCCACCAGGCCACCGGTAATCCGCTGATAAAAATCAGCACCAGCGCCACCGCCCCGAGAGCGAGCGAGGTGGCGATGGCGTGGCTATCGCCCCATGCCAGCCGCAGATGTTGCCAGTGCGTCACACCAATCAGCGTGACGAACGGGACAGCCAGCAGCAGCAGGGCAGGGAGTGAGAGCCACAACGCGGTGGACTGGCGTTTCCTCATGGCTGGTACAGCACGCCACCTTTCGGTGCTGCATAGCCGTTCTGTTTCAACAGCGCCTGGCCCGGCTGGCTCAGCATAAAGTCAACAAAGGCTTTACCGGCAGCGGTGCCGTTTGGTGCATTTTTCAGTACGGCGGCGTAGTACACCATCGGTTGAGTATGCAGGGTTTTTTCCTCACCTTTGCTGTCTTTCACCTGGAAGCTGACCGTGTCATACCACTGTTTCGCCTGATCCGGATTGCTCAGATTGATTTCATCCGGCAGCGCGATATAAGGCAGATGGGCGGAGATCACTTCACTTTCGTAACCGGCCGCCGCATCAACCTGGCCACTTTCCAGGCGTGCCAGCAGGCCACCTTCCAGATGGGTTTGCGCCGGGTTCTGCACTCCACCCATGATTTTTTCGGCGATACCCGGCTGGTGGTAATACTTCTCAGCCAGCAGCAGGGTAAAGACGATGTTCTGGCCTTTCGGATCGTTAATCGGATCGGTACGACCAAATTTCAGACCCGGCGTCGCCAGCACTTTCAGCCAGCTGGCATCGCTGCCTTTGGCCTGAGCAAACTGCTGCGCGTATTTCCCTTTCGGGCTATAGGCGATCACCATGCTGGTACTGGCGACGGGCACTGCGGTATCGATCAGTCCGGCATCTTTCAGGATCTGCATCGGCCCTGGGGTGATGGAAACAAATACATCGGCAGTGATTTTCTTACTCGCCAGCAGGCGAGCCATGCCGTAAGCCCCCTGGCCCTGACCCTGGTAGTTACCGTTATTTTCTTTAGCAAACGCTGGACCTAATGCCTGGTCCATGACTTTGCCCATCGAACCGGCATAGGTCACACGGATGTCGGTCTTTGCCAGGGCATTGAGACTGAGACTCGCGCCTGCGGTAAGCAGTAACGCGCTAAGCAGTTTATGTTGCATTCCATTTCTCGCTATATAATTAGGTAAATAACGATTAACAGGATAAGCATAACGAGGCAAGGAGTAAACTATTGCTAAATATAGCGAAAGGCCCGACGACGCGGGCCTTGGGATCAGGCAAGAATCCGTTTTGCCCAGGATTCGATCTCATCACCACTGCCAATATCCGCCTGCACCAGCCCATTGACCATAAAGGTGGGTGACACGTGGATACCGTTCTGGCGTGAATATTTGCAATGCCATTTGATTTCGTTCTGCAATTCAGCGCGGTCAAAAGGCTCGCGTGCATTGACACCGCTGTATTGCTCCAGACGATCGAGGATCTGGTTCGGCGTAGCGTCCATATTGGGGCCGCGGGCGTGATCGGTGAACTCGAACTCTTCGCGGTGATCGGCCACCGCTTTCAACACCGCTTTGGCGGCGGCTTTGCCTGCCGGCAGGGTGGAGGCGGCAAGAATGTAGCGCACAATCAGGCCGGAATACATATGCCATGGTTGTGATTGCAAACGGATTTTCAGCGTCATCTTCTCTTCGCCGACCAGGTTTAATAACGCATCAAACTTATTAAATGCGCGCACCGAGAACGGGCAAGTGGGTTCGAGAAACACTTCAAACACCTTCGGGCCATGGCCCCAGACCAGTGGATCGGCATGCAATGCGGTTGACTGACTCATCGTGACTCCCTGTGTAGAGAAAAAGTTTTTCTACTTTGACAAAGCGTTGCGGCGACGACCAGCACAAGCTAAGGCTTTTTTGTTACAAAGCCATTCTCTGGTGTCATAATTCGTGCCAGATAAAAATCAGTTTGCAGATCCGCGAGCTACGAAATTGTCAGGCGCTATGCCCTTTGCCAGCCAAATAACCAACTATAGTTATCCTACATTTTCGATGTTTCAGGCGCTGCGACCGCCGCGCCTTTTTTTATTCATTTGCCCGGAGCTGAGAGAGATAAAAAAGAGGTTAATCGTGCTTGCCGAAATTTCCTGGAAAATCATCCATCAGGTTATCAATCAAACGATTGCGGAGATGGTGGATGAGCAGCAGACGCTGGATGTGTTGACCCTGCGTGGGCGGTTAAGGGAAATGGCCGAAAACGAGAGCGATGAAGAGATGGTGCTATGTTACTGGCAGGCGATGAAAGTGTTGACGCACTTGCCGCCAACGGTGACAGCCAGTCAATTGATTGAGGCGGCGCGCAATGCCTTCCGCAGCCCGATCAATCATGACCCGTTTTAACTTTGCATGCTTTTCTGCTGCACCGCAGCAGGTGCTGACGTAATCGTATGATTATTCGGCATAATAATGGGGCGTGATTTGATAGACTCCTGTCATCAGAGACCAACCACTGAGGACAGCGATGAAAATTACGAGCTATGCCGCCATGCAGGCGGGTGAGGCGCTGGTGCCTTACGAATACGAAGCCGGTCCACTGGCTGATGAAGATGTGCAGGTAGCGGTGGATTACTGCGGCGTTTGCCACTCTGATCTGTCGATGATCGATAATGAATGGGGCGGTTCAACGTATCCGCTGATTGCCGGTCACGAGGTGATTGGGCGTGTGGTGGCGCTGGGGGAAGCCGCGCAGAATAAAGGACTGAGCCTCGGACAGCGTGTCGGTATCGGCTGGACAGCTAAAAGCTGCCAGCATTGTGACGCCTGTATTACGGGCGACCAGGTCAACTGCGAAAATGGCAAGGTCTCCACCATTAATAACCACGGTGGTTTTGCCAGCCATCTGCGCGCTAACTGGCAATGGGTGATCCCGCTACCAGAATCGCTGGATATCGCCACCGCCGGTCCTTTGCTGTGCGGCGGCATCACGGTGTTCAAACCGTTGCTGATGAACAACATCACTGCGACCAGCCGCGTCGGGGTGATTGGTATCGGTGGCCTCGGCCATATGGCGATCAAACTGTTGCGCGCCATGGGAGCGGAAGTGACGGCATTCAGTTCGTCTGCCGGTAAAACCGAGTCGATTCTGGCGATGGGTGCTGACCGCGTGGTCAACAGCCGCGATCCCGAAGCGCTGAATGCGCTGGCGGGGCAGTTTGATTTGATTATCAGCACCGTGGCGGTTGATCTCGACTGGAAACCTTATTACCAGGCACTGGCGCGTCAGGGCAAGTTCCACACCGTCGGTGCGGTAATGAAGCCGTTTGAGGTTCCGGCATTTAGCCTTATTGTTGGCGACCGCGCGGTTACCGGTTCTTCCACCGGTTCTCCGGGCCAGCTGCGTGCATTGCTGAAACTGGCCGCGCGCGTTGATATCGCGCCGACCGTGGAAGAATTCCCGATGTCGCAAGTGAATGACGCGCTCGATCATGTCCGTGCCGGTAAAGCGCACTATCGCGTGGTGCTGAAGGCGGATTTCTGACAGGAGAGGCGCGATAAATCGCGCCTCTCAGGCACTGACTTGAAGCGGCGCGATTTATCGCGCTGTTTTTATCACGCCGCTACGGCACAGGCGTTACCCCTGCGCATCATCCTTCTCGCCGAGGAACCAATACCACAGCGGAATCGACATCAACGCGGTAAACACCGTGGTATAGAGCGCGATCATAAAGCCCTGCGTCAGATACATGGTCAGTGACCAGCTGCTGAACGGGATGCCATATTGATCAATCACCCCGCCAATAATCGCATTGCTCATCACCGAGCCGACAATCAATGCCAGCACACACAGCCCATACAGGAAGTGGCGCATCTCTTTGCGCTTAACGGCGAATCGGGCGCGAATAATGCCAAGCGGAGATTGCTGGGCTGCCAGCAGCGCCTGCTCGTCAACCGGTGCGCGTTGCTGACGACGGAAACGCAGCATATCGACCAGCAAAAACGTCAGCAGACTCACACCCATCACCGGCAACGCATAACCCAGCGCCAGTGCCAGGAGTAAACAGGCTCCTTTGGCATAGTGTGGTAACGCCAGCCAGGCTGATGTCAGGGTTTGGGTCGGACTGGCTTCCGCCTGCTGTGGACGACGCAACCACCACATGCGATAACCCAGCACAATCATGGTGCATAAACCCAGACCGAAGGCCGCCAGCAGCAACTGATTCGCCAGGCCAAACAACACGCCCATGTGCGCATCCACCCCCCAGCGTGTCAGCTTCGCCACCAGCGGGAAACGATCGAAATACACATGATCGACGATGGTGAAATCCTGCGGATTCACGGCAACCGCATCCACCTGGGTAGGCCAGCTGCGATCGATTTCGCTTACCGTCCATGCCTTATCGGCATTCTTTGGCTGGCGTAACTCGACTTTGGCCGCCGAAATCCCCGCGGCTCGCGCTGCGTGCAACGCGCGATCCCAGTCACCATCGGCAACATTCACCGGGCCATGTTGTACCGGCATCGCCATCGTCGACATATCCATGCCCGGCATACTTTGATGGTCGGCATGGGGGTCGGCAGCCATCGCAGGTTCATCATGGTTGAGCGCGGTGTTGACCTGCGGTGTCAGCCAGTTCAGTTCGGTGCGCCAGCGATCAATATTGCCACCCGCCCATTGCGACCAGGTTAGCCCGGTGACGGAGAAAAACAGTAAGCCCAGCAGCAGCGTCAGGCCAAGGGTGATATGCCAGTGTCGGCTCAAGGCAAAACCTGCGCGTGGTGTTTTTGCCTTGCGGCGTGGACGCGTCCCCAGCCACAGCAGTACACCGCCGAGCGCCGCCACCCACAGCCAGGATGCCGCCAGCTCGCTGTAGTTGCGGCCAAAATCACCCAGCAGCAGGCTGCTATGCAGCAGGTCGATGGTCATACGCAGCGGCAACACGCCGCTGGTGCCATACACCGTCATATCGCCCTTCACCTGTAAGCTGTAGGGATCAATAAATACCGAACGTGACTGCGAAGCACCAAGGCTGGGATCGCTGAACTGCACACGCGTGGTATCGGTGGCACCCGGTGCCGGGCGGACGGCGTAGATACGTTGTTTATCGCCAGCATACGCACGGGCGGCGGCGATTTGTGCCGACAAGGGTTGTGCGTGGTCGCCAGGCTGAACACGTAACGCGTCTTTATACAGCACGTTTTCCAGCTGGGGCGTCAGCACATACAGCGTGCCGCTCAGCGCAGCGATAAAGATAAAAGGGGCGACAAACAGGCCAATGTAAAAATGTAAGCGGCGTAGCAAATTAAGCACCGCGCCGCGCGGTGCTACAGAGTGAACAGCAGACAAAGCCGTCTTCCTTGCGATAAAAGAATGCTCAAGCGTCACCCAACGGGATGCGCTACCGATCGAATCATGTCAGCAGGAGAGAAGGGCAGGCGGCGCGCGCGGTCGATGGGTCGTGATTTGACGACGGATCACCGGTGCGATGACGCAGGGCAGCGGTGGGGCACGGGAAATGACCAGCATCAGCCAG is drawn from Pantoea cypripedii and contains these coding sequences:
- a CDS encoding response regulator transcription factor: MIATVWLVEDDVSVRESLGFLLKALDYQVVDFVDLTDFEDATAGARPLRGCLLLDVPLPDINGQNWLEEHTQRHPLLPVIIMADHDTPEAYRHDAFAFFIKPLDMEPLLASIKQAVEESARRVERWHSG
- a CDS encoding molybdate ABC transporter permease subunit, coding for MRKRQSTALWLSLPALLLLAVPFVTLIGVTHWQHLRLAWGDSHAIATSLALGAVALVLIFISGLPVAWWLSQARGKARLIVELLVLIPLLTPPLAMGILLVSAYGPYSVPGELLGRFGMTLVNNPAAFVLAQWYGALPYFITAARSAFAGVPKEILEAGRTLGAPPWQRFWRLSVPLAAPGLASATALAWVRAMGEFGIVMIFAYFPQGMPVQLYNNLQNDGVDAVYVLLWLLLLFTLPVPLLCFVTSRRLQQGKVALV
- a CDS encoding extracellular solute-binding protein codes for the protein MQHKLLSALLLTAGASLSLNALAKTDIRVTYAGSMGKVMDQALGPAFAKENNGNYQGQGQGAYGMARLLASKKITADVFVSITPGPMQILKDAGLIDTAVPVASTSMVIAYSPKGKYAQQFAQAKGSDASWLKVLATPGLKFGRTDPINDPKGQNIVFTLLLAEKYYHQPGIAEKIMGGVQNPAQTHLEGGLLARLESGQVDAAAGYESEVISAHLPYIALPDEINLSNPDQAKQWYDTVSFQVKDSKGEEKTLHTQPMVYYAAVLKNAPNGTAAGKAFVDFMLSQPGQALLKQNGYAAPKGGVLYQP
- a CDS encoding DsbA family protein, with protein sequence MSQSTALHADPLVWGHGPKVFEVFLEPTCPFSVRAFNKFDALLNLVGEEKMTLKIRLQSQPWHMYSGLIVRYILAASTLPAGKAAAKAVLKAVADHREEFEFTDHARGPNMDATPNQILDRLEQYSGVNAREPFDRAELQNEIKWHCKYSRQNGIHVSPTFMVNGLVQADIGSGDEIESWAKRILA
- the ahr gene encoding NADPH-dependent aldehyde reductase Ahr, producing MKITSYAAMQAGEALVPYEYEAGPLADEDVQVAVDYCGVCHSDLSMIDNEWGGSTYPLIAGHEVIGRVVALGEAAQNKGLSLGQRVGIGWTAKSCQHCDACITGDQVNCENGKVSTINNHGGFASHLRANWQWVIPLPESLDIATAGPLLCGGITVFKPLLMNNITATSRVGVIGIGGLGHMAIKLLRAMGAEVTAFSSSAGKTESILAMGADRVVNSRDPEALNALAGQFDLIISTVAVDLDWKPYYQALARQGKFHTVGAVMKPFEVPAFSLIVGDRAVTGSSTGSPGQLRALLKLAARVDIAPTVEEFPMSQVNDALDHVRAGKAHYRVVLKADF
- a CDS encoding DUF2534 family protein, yielding MSAVHSVAPRGAVLNLLRRLHFYIGLFVAPFIFIAALSGTLYVLTPQLENVLYKDALRVQPGDHAQPLSAQIAAARAYAGDKQRIYAVRPAPGATDTTRVQFSDPSLGASQSRSVFIDPYSLQVKGDMTVYGTSGVLPLRMTIDLLHSSLLLGDFGRNYSELAASWLWVAALGGVLLWLGTRPRRKAKTPRAGFALSRHWHITLGLTLLLGLLFFSVTGLTWSQWAGGNIDRWRTELNWLTPQVNTALNHDEPAMAADPHADHQSMPGMDMSTMAMPVQHGPVNVADGDWDRALHAARAAGISAAKVELRQPKNADKAWTVSEIDRSWPTQVDAVAVNPQDFTIVDHVYFDRFPLVAKLTRWGVDAHMGVLFGLANQLLLAAFGLGLCTMIVLGYRMWWLRRPQQAEASPTQTLTSAWLALPHYAKGACLLLALALGYALPVMGVSLLTFLLVDMLRFRRQQRAPVDEQALLAAQQSPLGIIRARFAVKRKEMRHFLYGLCVLALIVGSVMSNAIIGGVIDQYGIPFSSWSLTMYLTQGFMIALYTTVFTALMSIPLWYWFLGEKDDAQG